One window of Klebsiella quasivariicola genomic DNA carries:
- the sthA gene encoding Si-specific NAD(P)(+) transhydrogenase, whose translation MSHSWDYDAIVIGSGPGGEGAAMGLVKQGARVAVIERYHNVGGGCTHWGTIPSKALRHAVSRIIEFNQNPLYSDHSRLLRSSFADILNHADSVINQQTHMRQGFYERNHCEILQGNAHFVDEHTLALECHDGTVETVTAEKFVIACGSRPYHPADVDFHHPRIYDSDSILSLQHEPRHVIIYGAGVIGCEYASIFRGMEVKVDLINTRDRLLAFLDQEMSDSLSYHFWNSGVVIRHNEEYEKIEGVDDGVIMHLKSGKKLKADCLLYANGRTGNTDTLALENIGLQTDSRGQLKVNSMYQTALPHIYAVGDVIGYPSLASAAYDQGRIAAQALVKGEASAHLIEDIPTGIYTIPEISSVGKTEQQLTAMKVPYEVGRAQFKHLARAQIVGMSVGTLKILFHRETKEILGIHCFGERAAEIIHIGQAIMEQKGGGNTIEYFVNTTFNYPTMAEAYRVAALNGLNRLF comes from the coding sequence ATGTCACACTCTTGGGATTATGATGCAATAGTGATTGGTTCCGGTCCTGGCGGGGAAGGCGCCGCTATGGGACTGGTGAAACAGGGAGCACGCGTTGCCGTCATCGAGCGCTACCATAATGTCGGCGGCGGTTGCACCCACTGGGGCACCATCCCGTCGAAAGCCCTCCGCCATGCCGTCAGCCGTATTATCGAGTTTAACCAAAACCCCCTCTACAGCGACCACTCCCGCCTTCTTCGCTCTTCTTTCGCCGACATCCTTAACCATGCCGACAGCGTCATTAACCAACAGACTCACATGCGCCAGGGATTCTATGAGCGCAACCACTGTGAAATTCTGCAGGGCAATGCCCATTTCGTGGATGAACATACCCTGGCGCTGGAGTGTCATGACGGCACGGTCGAGACAGTGACTGCGGAGAAATTCGTTATCGCCTGCGGATCTCGCCCCTACCATCCGGCGGATGTCGATTTCCACCACCCGCGCATCTATGACAGCGATTCGATTCTCAGCCTGCAGCATGAGCCGCGCCATGTGATCATTTACGGCGCCGGGGTGATCGGTTGTGAATATGCGTCGATCTTCCGCGGCATGGAGGTGAAAGTCGATCTGATCAACACCCGCGATCGTCTGCTGGCCTTCCTCGATCAGGAGATGTCCGATTCGCTCTCTTATCACTTCTGGAACAGCGGCGTGGTCATTCGCCATAACGAGGAGTATGAGAAAATTGAGGGGGTGGATGACGGGGTGATCATGCACCTGAAGTCCGGCAAAAAGCTGAAGGCCGATTGTCTGCTGTACGCTAACGGCCGCACCGGCAACACCGACACCCTGGCGCTGGAAAATATCGGTCTGCAGACCGACAGCCGCGGCCAGCTGAAGGTTAACAGCATGTACCAGACCGCCCTTCCGCACATTTATGCGGTTGGCGATGTCATCGGCTATCCGAGTCTGGCTTCTGCCGCTTACGATCAAGGGCGCATTGCCGCCCAGGCGCTGGTGAAAGGTGAAGCCTCAGCGCATCTGATTGAAGATATCCCGACCGGGATCTATACCATTCCGGAAATCAGCTCCGTCGGGAAAACCGAGCAGCAGCTGACGGCGATGAAAGTGCCGTATGAGGTGGGCCGCGCCCAGTTTAAACACCTGGCGCGGGCGCAAATTGTTGGCATGAGCGTGGGAACCCTGAAGATCCTGTTCCATCGGGAAACCAAGGAGATCCTTGGCATTCACTGCTTTGGCGAGCGCGCGGCCGAAATTATTCATATCGGCCAGGCGATCATGGAGCAGAAAGGTGGTGGCAACACCATTGAGTACTTCGTCAACACCACCTTTAACTACCCGACCATGGCGGAAGCGTACCGGGTCGCCGCGCTGAACGGCTTAAACCGCCTGTTTTAA
- the oxyR gene encoding DNA-binding transcriptional regulator OxyR, with amino-acid sequence MNIRDLEYLVALAEHRHFRRAADSCHVSQPTLSGQIRKLEDELGVMLLERTSRKVLFTQAGLLLVDQARTVLREVKVLKEMASQQGETMSGPLHIGLIPTIGPYLLPHIIPMLHQTFPKLEMYLHEAQTHQLLAQLDSGKLDCAILALVKESEAFIEVPLFDEPMMLAIYEDHPWANRDRVPMSDLAGEKLLMLEDGHCLRDQAMGFCFEAGADEDTHFRATSLETLRNMVAAGSGITLLPALAVPQERKRDGVVYLPCIKPEPRRTIGLVYRPGSPLRSRYEHLAEAIRGTMDGHFDKALKQAV; translated from the coding sequence ATGAATATTCGCGATCTTGAATACCTGGTAGCGCTCGCCGAACACCGCCACTTCCGGCGGGCGGCTGACTCATGCCACGTGAGCCAACCGACGCTCAGCGGACAGATCCGCAAGCTGGAGGATGAGCTTGGCGTCATGCTGCTGGAGCGCACCAGCCGTAAGGTTCTGTTTACCCAGGCGGGGCTGTTGCTGGTGGATCAGGCGCGTACCGTGTTACGCGAAGTAAAAGTGCTCAAGGAGATGGCAAGCCAACAAGGGGAAACCATGTCCGGGCCGCTGCATATCGGCCTGATCCCGACAATTGGCCCGTACCTGCTACCGCACATCATTCCGATGCTGCATCAAACCTTCCCGAAGCTGGAAATGTATCTGCACGAAGCGCAGACCCATCAGCTGCTGGCTCAGCTCGACAGCGGTAAGCTCGACTGCGCCATCCTGGCGCTGGTCAAAGAGAGCGAGGCCTTTATCGAGGTGCCGCTGTTCGATGAGCCGATGATGCTGGCTATCTATGAAGATCATCCGTGGGCGAACCGCGACCGGGTGCCGATGTCGGATCTGGCCGGTGAAAAGCTGCTGATGCTGGAGGATGGTCACTGCCTGCGCGATCAGGCGATGGGCTTCTGCTTTGAAGCGGGGGCGGACGAGGATACCCACTTCCGCGCGACCAGCCTGGAAACGCTACGCAATATGGTGGCGGCAGGCAGCGGCATTACTCTGCTGCCGGCGCTGGCGGTACCGCAGGAGAGAAAACGCGATGGCGTAGTCTACCTGCCGTGCATTAAGCCAGAGCCAAGACGCACCATCGGTCTGGTTTACCGTCCAGGCTCGCCGCTGCGCAGCCGCTATGAACATCTGGCGGAGGCCATCCGCGGTACGATGGATGGCCATTTCGACAAGGCGTTAAAACAGGCGGTTTAA
- the argH gene encoding argininosuccinate lyase, with translation MALWGGRFTQAADQRFKQFNDSLRFDYRLAEQDIVGSVAWSKALVTVGVLSATEQQQLEEALTVLLEEVRANPQQILASDAEDIHSWVEGKLIDKVGQLGKKLHTGRSRNDQVATDLKLWCKDTVVELLSANRQLQSALVETAQHNQDAVMPGYTHLQRAQPVTFAHWCLAYVEMLARDESRLQDALKRLDVSPLGCGALAGTAYEIDREQLAGWLGFASATRNSLDSVSDRDHVLELLSDASIGMVHLSRFAEDLIFFNSGEANFVELSDRVTSGSSLMPQKKNPDALELIRGKCGRVQGALTGMMMTLKGLPLAYNKDMQEDKEGLFDALDTWLDCLHMATLVLDGIQVKRPRCAEAAQQGYANATELADYLVAKGVPFREAHHIVGEAVVEAIAQGKPLEALALVDLQKFSPVIADDVYPILSLQSCLDKRAAKGGVSPQQVAQAISEAKARLS, from the coding sequence ATGGCACTTTGGGGCGGGCGTTTTACACAGGCAGCAGATCAACGGTTCAAACAGTTCAACGACTCGTTGCGCTTCGACTATCGTCTGGCGGAGCAGGATATCGTTGGCTCTGTCGCCTGGTCGAAAGCGCTGGTAACGGTCGGCGTTCTGAGTGCCACTGAACAGCAGCAGCTGGAAGAAGCGCTGACTGTGCTGCTGGAAGAGGTGCGCGCCAATCCGCAGCAAATCCTCGCCAGCGATGCCGAAGATATTCACAGCTGGGTGGAAGGCAAACTGATCGATAAAGTGGGCCAACTGGGCAAGAAACTGCATACCGGCCGCAGCCGTAACGACCAGGTCGCCACCGATCTTAAACTGTGGTGCAAAGATACCGTTGTCGAACTGCTGTCGGCGAACCGCCAGCTGCAGAGCGCGCTGGTGGAGACCGCGCAGCATAATCAGGATGCGGTGATGCCGGGATACACCCACCTGCAGCGCGCCCAGCCGGTGACGTTCGCGCACTGGTGTCTGGCCTACGTTGAAATGCTGGCGCGCGACGAAAGCCGCCTGCAGGACGCGCTGAAGCGCCTCGACGTTAGCCCGTTGGGCTGCGGCGCGCTGGCGGGTACAGCGTATGAAATCGACCGCGAGCAGCTGGCCGGCTGGTTGGGCTTTGCCTCTGCCACCCGCAACAGCCTCGACAGCGTTTCCGATCGCGATCATGTGCTGGAGCTGCTTTCCGATGCGTCTATCGGCATGGTGCATCTGTCGCGCTTTGCGGAAGATCTGATTTTCTTTAACTCCGGCGAGGCGAACTTCGTTGAGCTTTCCGATCGCGTGACTTCAGGTTCTTCGCTGATGCCGCAGAAGAAAAACCCGGACGCGCTGGAATTAATTCGTGGTAAATGCGGCCGCGTGCAGGGCGCGCTGACCGGCATGATGATGACCCTGAAAGGGCTGCCGCTGGCCTACAACAAAGACATGCAGGAAGATAAAGAGGGGCTTTTCGATGCCCTGGATACCTGGCTCGACTGCCTGCATATGGCGACTCTGGTGCTGGACGGTATCCAGGTGAAACGCCCGCGCTGTGCGGAAGCGGCGCAGCAGGGCTATGCCAACGCCACGGAGCTGGCGGATTATCTGGTGGCGAAAGGCGTACCGTTCCGCGAGGCGCACCATATTGTTGGTGAGGCGGTAGTGGAAGCCATTGCGCAAGGGAAACCGCTGGAGGCGCTGGCCCTGGTCGATCTGCAGAAATTCAGTCCGGTAATTGCGGACGATGTGTATCCGATTCTGTCCCTGCAGTCCTGCCTGGATAAACGCGCAGCGAAAGGCGGCGTTTCGCCGCAGCAGGTGGCGCAGGCTATCAGCGAGGCGAAGGCCCGCCTGAGCTAA
- the argB gene encoding acetylglutamate kinase yields MMNPLIIKLGGVLLDSEEALERLFTALVNYREAHQRPLIIVHGGGCVVDELMKQLNLPVQKKNGLRVTPADQIDIITGALAGTANKTLLAWAKKHGLASVGLFLGDGDSVKVTQLDAELGHVGLAQPGSPALINTLLAGGYLPVVSSIGVTDEGQLMNVNADQAATALAATLGADLILLSDVSGILDGKGQRIAEMTAEKAEQLIEQGIITDGMIVKVNAALDAARALGRPVDIASWRHAEQLPALFNGTPIGTRILA; encoded by the coding sequence ATGATGAACCCATTAATTATCAAACTCGGCGGCGTATTACTCGATAGCGAAGAAGCGCTGGAGCGCCTGTTTACCGCGCTGGTTAACTACCGTGAAGCGCACCAGCGCCCGCTGATCATCGTCCATGGCGGTGGCTGCGTGGTGGATGAGCTGATGAAGCAGCTTAACCTGCCGGTGCAAAAGAAAAATGGTCTGCGTGTGACGCCTGCCGATCAGATTGACATCATTACCGGCGCGCTGGCGGGAACCGCCAACAAGACGCTGCTGGCGTGGGCGAAAAAGCATGGTCTGGCCTCTGTCGGCCTGTTCCTCGGCGATGGCGATAGCGTGAAGGTCACACAGCTGGATGCCGAGCTTGGCCATGTCGGGCTGGCGCAGCCGGGTTCCCCGGCGCTGATCAACACTCTGCTGGCGGGCGGTTACCTGCCGGTGGTGAGCTCTATCGGGGTGACCGATGAAGGCCAACTGATGAACGTCAATGCTGACCAGGCGGCGACGGCGCTGGCGGCCACTCTGGGGGCGGATCTGATCCTGCTGTCTGACGTCAGCGGTATCCTCGATGGTAAAGGGCAGCGCATTGCCGAGATGACCGCCGAGAAAGCAGAACAGTTGATCGAGCAGGGTATTATCACTGACGGCATGATTGTGAAAGTGAATGCGGCCCTCGACGCCGCGCGCGCTCTGGGCCGTCCGGTGGATATCGCCTCCTGGCGTCACGCCGAGCAGCTGCCCGCATTATTTAACGGCACGCCGATCGGCACACGTATTCTGGCTTAA
- the argC gene encoding N-acetyl-gamma-glutamyl-phosphate reductase, translating to MLNTLIVGASGYAGAELVTYINRHPHMNITALTVSAQSNDAGKLISDLHPQLKGIVDMPLQPMSDISEFSAGVDVVFLATAHEVSHDLVPQFLAAGCVVFDLSGAFRVNDGAFYEKYYGFTHQHPDLLKQAVYGLAEWSADALKEAQLIAVPGCYPTAAQLSLKPLIDANLLDLNQWPVINATSGVSGAGRKAAIGNSFCEVSLQPYGIFNHRHQPEIASHLGAKVIFTPHLGNFKRGILETITCRLKPGVGHAQIAAVYQQAYADKPLVRLYDKGVPALKSVEGLPFCDIGFAVQDDHLIVVAAEDNLLKGAAAQAVQCANIRFGFAETQSLI from the coding sequence ATGTTAAATACGCTGATTGTGGGTGCCAGTGGTTATGCCGGCGCAGAGCTGGTGACCTATATCAATCGTCATCCGCATATGAACATAACCGCTTTGACGGTCTCCGCGCAAAGCAATGATGCGGGAAAATTAATTTCCGACCTGCATCCGCAGCTCAAGGGCATTGTCGATATGCCGCTGCAGCCGATGTCCGATATCAGCGAATTCAGCGCTGGCGTGGATGTGGTGTTTCTCGCTACCGCGCACGAAGTGAGTCACGACCTGGTGCCGCAGTTCCTTGCCGCCGGCTGCGTGGTGTTCGATCTCTCAGGCGCCTTCCGCGTTAACGATGGGGCGTTCTACGAAAAATACTACGGTTTCACTCATCAGCATCCCGACCTGCTCAAACAGGCGGTGTATGGTCTGGCGGAGTGGAGCGCGGATGCGCTTAAAGAAGCGCAGTTAATCGCGGTGCCTGGCTGCTACCCGACGGCGGCGCAGCTGTCGCTGAAGCCGCTGATTGATGCCAATCTGCTGGATCTCAATCAGTGGCCGGTGATCAACGCCACCAGCGGGGTGAGCGGCGCGGGTCGTAAAGCCGCGATCGGCAATAGCTTCTGTGAAGTTAGCCTGCAGCCGTACGGCATCTTTAACCATCGTCATCAGCCGGAGATTGCCAGCCACCTCGGGGCGAAGGTGATTTTTACTCCGCACCTGGGCAATTTTAAGCGCGGTATCCTGGAAACTATCACCTGCCGCCTGAAGCCGGGCGTCGGCCACGCGCAGATCGCGGCGGTTTACCAGCAGGCTTACGCCGATAAACCGCTGGTACGTTTATATGATAAAGGCGTGCCCGCCTTGAAAAGCGTCGAGGGTCTGCCATTCTGTGACATCGGTTTTGCCGTTCAGGACGATCATCTCATCGTCGTCGCGGCAGAAGATAACCTGCTGAAAGGCGCCGCAGCGCAGGCGGTGCAGTGCGCGAATATTCGTTTCGGCTTCGCTGAGACGCAGTCTCTTATTTAA
- the argE gene encoding acetylornithine deacetylase, producing MKNNLPPFIEIYRALIATPSISATEEALDQSNESLINLLAGWFRDLGFNVEVQPVPDTRHKFNLLASTGHGAGGLLLAGHTDTVPFDDGRWTRDPFTLTEHDNKLYGLGTADMKGFFAFILDALRDVDVTTLKKPLYILATADEETSMAGARYFAETTQLRPDCAIIGEPTSLQPIRAHKGHMSNAIRIQGQSGHSSDPARGVNAIELMHDAIGRIMQLRDLLKERYHFEAFTVPYPTLNLGAIHGGDASNRICACCELHMDIRPLPGMTLNDLNGLLAEALAPVSERWPGRLTVSELHPPIPGYECPPDHKLVQVVEKLLGAQTDVVNYCTEAPFIQTLCPTLVLGPGSINQAHQPDEYLETRFIKPTRELISQVVHHFCWH from the coding sequence ATGAAAAACAATTTACCGCCCTTTATCGAGATTTACCGCGCGTTGATCGCCACACCATCCATCAGCGCGACCGAAGAGGCTCTCGATCAAAGCAATGAGTCTTTAATCAATTTGCTGGCAGGCTGGTTCCGCGATCTCGGCTTCAATGTTGAAGTACAGCCGGTGCCGGATACGCGCCATAAATTTAACCTGCTGGCCAGCACCGGACACGGCGCCGGCGGCCTGCTGCTCGCCGGGCATACCGATACCGTGCCATTCGATGATGGCCGCTGGACGCGGGATCCGTTCACCCTCACCGAACACGATAACAAGCTCTACGGCCTCGGCACGGCCGACATGAAAGGCTTCTTCGCTTTTATTCTCGACGCCCTGCGCGATGTCGACGTCACCACGCTGAAAAAACCGCTGTATATTCTGGCCACCGCCGACGAAGAGACCAGCATGGCCGGCGCGCGCTATTTTGCCGAAACCACCCAACTGCGCCCGGACTGCGCCATCATCGGCGAGCCCACTTCCCTGCAGCCGATCCGCGCCCATAAAGGCCATATGTCCAACGCGATCCGTATTCAGGGCCAGTCCGGCCACTCCAGCGATCCGGCGCGCGGGGTCAACGCGATTGAGCTGATGCACGACGCCATCGGCCGCATTATGCAGCTGCGCGATCTGCTAAAAGAGCGCTACCACTTCGAGGCGTTCACGGTCCCTTACCCGACCCTTAACCTGGGCGCTATCCATGGCGGCGATGCCTCAAACCGTATCTGTGCCTGCTGCGAACTGCATATGGATATCCGCCCGCTGCCGGGGATGACTCTTAACGATCTTAATGGTCTGTTAGCCGAGGCGCTGGCCCCCGTCAGTGAACGCTGGCCGGGCCGGCTGACGGTTTCGGAGCTACATCCGCCGATCCCTGGCTACGAATGCCCGCCGGACCATAAGCTGGTGCAGGTGGTTGAGAAACTGCTCGGCGCGCAGACCGACGTGGTGAACTACTGCACCGAAGCGCCGTTTATCCAGACGCTTTGTCCGACGCTGGTGCTCGGCCCGGGCTCCATCAATCAGGCCCATCAGCCTGACGAGTATCTGGAGACGCGCTTTATCAAGCCGACCCGGGAGCTGATTAGCCAGGTGGTCCACCACTTCTGCTGGCACTAA
- the ppc gene encoding phosphoenolpyruvate carboxylase, which yields MNEQYSALRSNVSMLGKVLGDTIKDALGENILDRVETIRKLSKSSRAGNEANRQELLTTLQNLSNDELLPVARAFSQFLNLANTAEQYHSISPNGEAASNPEVIARTLRKLKDQPNLNEDTIKKAVESLSLELVLTAHPTEITRRTLIHKMVEVNNCLKQLDNKDIADYEHHQLMRRLRQLIAQSWHTDEIRKHRPSPVDEAKWGFAVVENSLWEGVPNYLRELNEQLEANLGYQLPVDFVPVRFTSWMGGDRDGNPNVTADITRHVLLLSRWKATDLFLKDVQVLISELSMVECTDELRALAGAEGAQEPYRYLMKKLRAQLMETQAWLEARLKGQKLPKPAGLITQNEQLWEPLYACYKSLQACGMGIIANGELLDTLRRVKSFGVPLVRIDIRQESTRHTEALGEMTRYLGIGDYESWSEADKQAFLIRELNSKRPLLPRQWEPSEETREVLDTCKVIAEAPRGSIAAYVISMAKTPSDVLAVHLLLKEAGIGFALPVAPLFETLDDLNNANDVMTQLLNIDWYRGFIQGKQMVMIGYSDSAKDAGVMAASWAQYQAQDALIKTCEKAGIELTLFHGRGGSIGRGGAPAHAALLSQPPGSLKGGLRVTEQGEMIRFKYGLPEVTISSLSLYTSAILEANLLPPPEPKAEWRDIMAELSDVSCKMYRGYVRENKDFVPYFRSATPEQELGKLPLGSRPAKRRPTGGVESLRAIPWIFAWTQNRLMLPAWLGAGAALQKVVEGGKQSELEAMCRDWPFFSTRLGMLEMVYSKADLWLAEYYDQRLVKPELWALGTELRKLLAADINVVLAIANDSHLMADLPWIAESIQLRNIYTDPLNVLQAELLHRSRQAEEEGKDPDPRVEQALMVTIAGVAAGMRNTG from the coding sequence ATGAACGAACAATATTCCGCATTGCGTAGTAATGTCAGTATGCTCGGCAAGGTGCTGGGCGATACCATCAAGGATGCATTGGGAGAAAATATTCTTGATCGTGTCGAAACTATCCGTAAGTTGTCCAAATCTTCACGCGCCGGCAACGAAGCTAACCGCCAGGAGCTGCTGACCACGCTGCAGAATTTGTCTAACGACGAACTGCTGCCGGTGGCCCGTGCCTTCAGCCAGTTTCTGAATCTGGCGAACACCGCTGAGCAGTACCACAGCATTTCGCCCAATGGCGAAGCGGCCAGCAATCCGGAAGTCATTGCGCGTACCCTGAGAAAGCTCAAAGACCAACCCAATCTCAACGAAGACACCATCAAAAAAGCGGTGGAATCTCTGTCTCTGGAGCTGGTATTAACCGCCCACCCGACCGAGATCACCCGCCGGACGCTGATCCATAAAATGGTGGAAGTGAACAACTGCCTTAAGCAGTTGGACAACAAAGATATCGCCGACTACGAGCACCATCAGCTGATGCGCCGTCTGCGCCAGCTGATCGCCCAGTCCTGGCATACCGATGAAATTCGTAAGCACCGCCCGTCCCCGGTCGATGAAGCCAAATGGGGCTTCGCGGTGGTGGAGAACAGCCTGTGGGAAGGGGTGCCTAACTATCTGCGCGAGCTGAACGAACAGCTGGAAGCCAACCTTGGCTATCAGCTGCCGGTGGACTTCGTCCCGGTGCGTTTCACCTCATGGATGGGCGGCGACCGCGACGGCAACCCGAACGTAACGGCTGATATCACCCGCCATGTGCTGCTACTCAGCCGCTGGAAAGCGACCGACCTGTTCCTCAAAGACGTGCAGGTGCTGATCTCCGAGCTGTCGATGGTGGAGTGTACCGACGAACTTCGCGCGCTGGCCGGTGCGGAGGGTGCTCAGGAACCGTACCGTTATCTGATGAAGAAACTGCGCGCTCAGCTGATGGAAACTCAGGCCTGGCTGGAAGCGCGTCTGAAAGGGCAAAAACTGCCGAAACCGGCGGGACTGATCACGCAGAACGAGCAGCTGTGGGAGCCGCTGTACGCCTGCTATAAATCGCTGCAGGCCTGCGGCATGGGCATTATCGCCAACGGCGAGCTGCTCGACACCCTGCGCCGCGTGAAGTCTTTCGGCGTACCGCTGGTGCGTATTGATATCCGTCAGGAAAGCACCCGCCATACCGAAGCGCTGGGTGAAATGACTCGCTACCTCGGGATCGGCGACTACGAAAGCTGGTCAGAAGCCGACAAACAGGCTTTCCTGATCCGCGAACTGAATTCCAAACGTCCGCTGCTGCCGCGCCAGTGGGAGCCAAGCGAAGAAACCCGCGAAGTTCTCGACACCTGCAAAGTGATCGCCGAGGCGCCGCGCGGATCGATCGCCGCCTACGTGATCTCGATGGCGAAAACGCCGTCCGACGTGCTGGCGGTTCATCTCCTGCTGAAAGAGGCCGGGATTGGCTTTGCTCTGCCGGTGGCCCCGCTGTTCGAAACGCTGGACGACCTCAACAACGCCAACGACGTCATGACCCAGCTGCTGAATATCGACTGGTACCGCGGCTTTATCCAGGGCAAACAGATGGTCATGATCGGCTACTCTGACTCCGCTAAAGACGCTGGCGTGATGGCCGCCTCCTGGGCGCAGTACCAGGCGCAGGACGCGCTGATCAAAACCTGTGAGAAAGCCGGTATCGAACTGACCCTGTTCCACGGTCGTGGCGGCTCCATCGGCCGCGGCGGCGCGCCTGCCCATGCCGCACTCCTCTCGCAGCCGCCGGGAAGCCTGAAAGGCGGCCTGCGCGTCACCGAGCAGGGCGAGATGATCCGCTTTAAGTACGGCCTGCCGGAAGTGACCATCAGCAGTCTGTCGCTGTATACCAGCGCCATTCTGGAAGCCAACCTGCTGCCGCCGCCGGAGCCGAAAGCCGAATGGCGTGACATCATGGCCGAGCTGTCCGACGTCTCCTGCAAGATGTATCGCGGCTACGTGCGGGAAAACAAAGATTTCGTCCCTTACTTCCGTTCCGCGACCCCGGAGCAGGAGCTGGGCAAACTGCCGCTGGGTTCACGTCCGGCAAAACGTCGCCCAACCGGCGGCGTCGAGTCGCTGCGCGCCATTCCGTGGATCTTTGCCTGGACCCAGAACCGCCTGATGCTGCCGGCCTGGCTGGGCGCCGGCGCCGCGCTGCAGAAGGTGGTCGAAGGCGGGAAGCAGAGCGAACTGGAAGCCATGTGTCGCGACTGGCCGTTCTTCTCTACCCGCCTCGGTATGCTGGAGATGGTTTACTCGAAGGCCGACCTGTGGCTGGCGGAGTACTACGATCAGCGCCTGGTGAAACCAGAGCTGTGGGCGCTGGGTACCGAGCTGCGTAAGCTGCTGGCTGCCGATATCAACGTCGTGCTGGCCATCGCCAACGACTCCCATCTGATGGCCGACCTGCCGTGGATTGCCGAGTCTATCCAGCTGCGTAATATCTATACTGACCCACTGAACGTCCTGCAGGCGGAACTGCTGCACCGTTCACGCCAGGCTGAAGAAGAGGGCAAGGATCCGGATCCGCGCGTTGAACAAGCGCTAATGGTCACCATCGCCGGCGTTGCCGCCGGGATGCGTAACACCGGCTAA
- the zinT gene encoding metal-binding protein ZinT gives MTRKIPLLAFGFGMALASAQAFAHGNHSHGPALTEVERQASEGIFADKNVQDRSLSDWEGVWQSVNPYLLNGDLDPVLEQKAKKPGGKSVEEYRAYYKKGYATDVEQIGIENDVIEFHVGETVNSCKYRYSGYKILHYTSGKKGVRYLFECQQGDANAPKFVQFSDHIIGPRKSQHFHIFMGNESQEALLKEMDNWPTYYPYALHKEQIVDEMLHH, from the coding sequence ATGACCAGAAAGATCCCCCTGCTGGCCTTCGGATTCGGCATGGCGTTAGCCAGCGCTCAGGCGTTCGCCCACGGCAACCATAGCCATGGGCCGGCGCTAACCGAAGTGGAGCGTCAGGCCAGCGAAGGCATTTTTGCGGATAAAAATGTGCAGGACCGCTCGCTGAGCGACTGGGAGGGCGTCTGGCAGTCGGTGAATCCGTATCTGCTCAATGGCGACCTCGATCCGGTACTCGAGCAGAAGGCGAAAAAGCCCGGCGGCAAGAGTGTGGAGGAGTATCGCGCTTATTATAAAAAGGGCTACGCCACTGATGTAGAGCAGATTGGCATTGAAAATGATGTCATTGAGTTCCACGTTGGCGAGACCGTCAATAGCTGCAAATACCGCTATTCAGGCTACAAAATTCTGCATTACACCTCCGGCAAGAAGGGCGTGCGTTACTTGTTTGAGTGCCAGCAGGGCGATGCCAACGCGCCGAAGTTTGTCCAGTTCAGCGACCATATCATTGGCCCGCGTAAATCGCAGCATTTCCATATTTTCATGGGCAATGAATCACAGGAGGCGTTGCTGAAAGAGATGGATAACTGGCCGACCTATTATCCTTATGCGCTGCATAAAGAGCAGATCGTTGATGAAATGCTGCACCACTAG
- a CDS encoding AraC family transcriptional regulator: MDNDINQLIDSLLKKHNSIGRVHFAGEVRSPAEPVVQVDFPRLNIILNGQLRDQALGDNALPLGARDVLYIPGDSWNCPQWQAPCLLLSILFDKQQLECSLQHWNGKAITVVDKRQALRRGPRVGSFLLQALNELRMQPHEQRTARSIVVSLLSHCHDLLGSQAQTSSRSQALFEAVRQYIDVHYAEPLSRESVAQAFYLSPNYLSHLFQKCGPMGFNEYLNHIRLEQARMLLKGHDMKVKDIAHACGFADSNYFCRLFRKTTERSPSEYRRQYHSQLTEKLSPAKN; encoded by the coding sequence ATGGACAACGATATCAATCAGCTTATTGATTCATTGCTAAAAAAGCACAATAGTATCGGCCGGGTTCATTTTGCCGGCGAGGTGCGCTCGCCTGCTGAACCGGTAGTGCAGGTTGATTTTCCCCGTCTGAACATCATCCTCAATGGGCAGTTACGCGACCAGGCGCTCGGCGATAACGCCCTGCCCCTCGGGGCCAGGGACGTGCTCTATATCCCCGGAGATAGCTGGAACTGCCCGCAGTGGCAAGCGCCCTGCCTGCTGTTAAGCATCCTGTTCGATAAGCAGCAGCTGGAGTGCTCGCTGCAGCACTGGAATGGCAAGGCGATAACCGTTGTCGACAAGCGGCAGGCGCTGCGCCGCGGGCCGCGCGTCGGGTCATTTCTGCTGCAGGCGCTCAATGAGCTCCGGATGCAGCCTCATGAACAGCGAACCGCCCGCAGCATCGTCGTCAGCCTGCTTAGCCACTGCCATGATCTTCTCGGTAGCCAGGCGCAAACCTCCTCACGTAGTCAGGCGCTGTTCGAGGCGGTCCGCCAGTACATCGACGTCCATTACGCAGAGCCGCTGAGCCGGGAATCGGTGGCCCAGGCGTTCTATCTCTCTCCCAACTATCTTTCCCATCTGTTCCAGAAATGTGGACCAATGGGCTTCAATGAATATCTGAACCATATTCGTCTCGAACAGGCCCGTATGTTACTCAAGGGCCACGATATGAAAGTGAAAGATATCGCCCACGCCTGCGGCTTCGCCGACAGTAACTACTTCTGCCGGCTGTTTCGCAAAACCACAGAGCGCTCACCATCTGAGTATCGCCGTCAATATCACAGCCAGTTGACGGAAAAATTATCCCCGGCCAAAAACTAG